TTGGCATTGTAGCTGCATTTCCAAAATCAGCGGGAACTCCCTGAGCCCATTGATAAGTACCTGCATACATTGCATTACAACGATCCAACCATGCCTGAATTTGAACATCACTTTTATTATAAGCAGAACCTATAGCAGCATCAGTAGGCGCTATCACATGTACAACCACTGGAATTTCGTAAACTCCATTCACAGTTTTAAAAGCACCTCCATTCTTCGCATTGCTGTTCTGGTTGGACGTCACAATACGGTTACGGATATTGCGAATCATTTCGTCAATTTCCTGATTCTGTTTTTTATTCCCTCTTTGCTCAGTATCAAAGTCACACCAGTCTTTTTTTTGTTGAGCTGATAATGTAAGAGAAAATAACATTGCACCATAAAGGAAAGTTTTCTTCATTTCAATAATTTTTAAAAAGTTTTTAAATTTACAATTTTATTCAAATTAAATACAGTTTTACATAAATAAAACAAACTAAAAATGAATAAAAATCAAATATTAATACAGTTAGTAGAAAAAAACTCTTTTTTGTTACACTTTTTATTTTTTTATTTGATAATAATTCAAATATTTTCTTGAAAATCAAATTATAAAAAACTCAAATTAATATAAAATTCACTTTTTAAACAATTTATTAAAAGAACAACACATTAAAACAACTAACTCATTATCAATACAAAAAAACAGTAAAAAACTTAATTAAATCTAATTGCACTTAAAAATAAAAGCCGCACAAATGTGCGGCTTTTACTGTATTATTTAAATTATTTTTTACAAAGAATAATTTGGAGCTTCCTGCGTAATAATTACATCATGTGGGTGCGATTCTTTCAATCCGCTTCCTGTAATCATTACCAATTTGGAATCTTTTTGCAGAACTTCAATATCCTTGGCTCCACAATATCCCATACCGGCTCTTAGACCACCTGTCAGTTGGAAGATTACATCCTCTAACTTTCCTTTGTGTGGCACTCTTCCTTCAATTCCTTCCGGAACAAATTTCTTAGCTTCACTTTGGAAATATCTTTCTTTTCCTCCTCTCTTCATTGCAGAAAGACTTCCCATTCCTTGGTAAGACTTGAATTTTCTTCCCTGGAAGATAATTTCTTCTCCTGGTGCCTCATCAGTACCTGCTAAAAGTGATCCAAGCATTACTGCTCCTGCTCCACTTGCAATAGCTTTTACGATATCTCCTGAAAGCTTAATTCCTCCATCAGCAATTACAGTTACATTTTGAGACTTTGCATACTCGTAGACATTATAAATAGCTGACAACTGTGGTACACCAACTCCTGCAACTACTCTGGTTGTACAGATAGAACCTGGACCAACTCCTACTTTAAGAACATTTGCTCCTGCCTTGATAAGATCTTTTGCTGCATCAGCCGTTACAATATTTCCTCCTACAATATCAAGGTTTGGATAAGTTTTTCTGATTTCAGAAATCTTGTCCAATACCCCTTTAGAATGTCCATGTGCAGAATCAATTGCAATGATATCCACACCTGCCTGAACAAGAGCCTTGATTCTATCTAATGTATCTTCTCCAACCCCAACTCCAGCGCCTACAATAAGGCGACCGTTTTGGTCTTTATTAGCATTTGGATATTCAAGTTGATTATCAATATCCTTGATGGTAATTAATCCAACAAGTTTATTATCCTTATCTACGATAGGTAATTTTTCCACTCTGTTTTTAAGAAGAATTTCCTTCGCTTTTTCAAGGTTGGTATCTTTGTCTGAAGTGATTAGATTTTCTTTGGTCATAATCTCCTCCACCTTCATATCAAGATTCTCCTGATACTTTACATCTCTGTTGGTGATAATTCCAATAAGAACATTATTTGGATCTACTACCGGAAGACCTGAAATTTTAAACTTCGACATCATTTCTTTAGCTTCTGCTAAAGTATGATCTTTTGAAAGAGTTACCGGATCAGAAATCATTCCGTTTTCGGAACGCTTCACACGGTTTACTTGCGCTGCCTGATCGGCAATCGTCATGTTTTTGTGAATAAAGCCTAACCCTCCAACTCTTGCTAATGCAATAGCCAGATCAGCTTCAGTAACGGTGTCCATCGCAGCGGAAACTATCGGAACATTCAGCGTGATTTTGTCGGTAAGTCTTGATTTTAATGAAACCTGGTTAGGTAAAACTTCTGAATAAGAAGGGACTAGAAGAACGTCATCGAAAGTGATGGCTGTCTCTACAATTTTGTTATGAATAGACATCTTTACTTTCTTTGCAAAATTAGGTTATTTTAATGACATATGAAAATCATTTTTAATAGTTTAAATAAAAATTAATAATCAACAAGTTAAATCGAAAAACCGCTCTTTTTAAGAACGGTTTTCCTTTACAAAATAAATTTAGTATGTCTGAAACTACTTGCAACAATTAATTTTTTTTATGATTTAAGAAAAAGATACTCTTAAAATCATTTTTTATTTATCTGAGACAGAATTAATCATTTTTGAAATATCATCAGGTGTAAAATTTCCCTTTACATCTACAAAAACTAATTCTTTCTCTGAATTTACTGTAATCAACATGTTTTTAATGGACTCTCCTTTTTGCTTTACACGCAGGTTTACGTTTTCACCATTATGCTTTATGGTTGCCCAGTCTTCATAATGATTATTATTTAAAAACTTTGCATAATCATTCAGCATCTCTTTGCTTCCGTTTTCTACCGTAAGGATTTTTATTTTAGAAACCTTTGTGATAAGCCTGATGAGTTCTTCACTTTCTCCGTCTTTCCTTAGGGCCTTTTTGATATATGGCTTGGCCAACAGCAGTGGCACGTTAAAACTTGTAAACTTGGCATCCTTAAAATTATAGCCGGAATCTGAAAAGAAAGCCATATTAGGTTTTTCCGAAACAATACAGGATTGAAGCATTCCTATTGTCAAGATAGCAAGAAAAAAGCTTTTAAGAGTTTTCATGGTGATCATTTTAGTCCATTGGTTTTAATAATCCTCCTGAGGTTTTGCTGATGTTTGCATCTATTTCAGGTCTTCCTTTATATCTTACA
This genomic interval from Chryseobacterium joostei contains the following:
- a CDS encoding DUF4252 domain-containing protein codes for the protein MKTLKSFFLAILTIGMLQSCIVSEKPNMAFFSDSGYNFKDAKFTSFNVPLLLAKPYIKKALRKDGESEELIRLITKVSKIKILTVENGSKEMLNDYAKFLNNNHYEDWATIKHNGENVNLRVKQKGESIKNMLITVNSEKELVFVDVKGNFTPDDISKMINSVSDK
- the guaB gene encoding IMP dehydrogenase encodes the protein MSIHNKIVETAITFDDVLLVPSYSEVLPNQVSLKSRLTDKITLNVPIVSAAMDTVTEADLAIALARVGGLGFIHKNMTIADQAAQVNRVKRSENGMISDPVTLSKDHTLAEAKEMMSKFKISGLPVVDPNNVLIGIITNRDVKYQENLDMKVEEIMTKENLITSDKDTNLEKAKEILLKNRVEKLPIVDKDNKLVGLITIKDIDNQLEYPNANKDQNGRLIVGAGVGVGEDTLDRIKALVQAGVDIIAIDSAHGHSKGVLDKISEIRKTYPNLDIVGGNIVTADAAKDLIKAGANVLKVGVGPGSICTTRVVAGVGVPQLSAIYNVYEYAKSQNVTVIADGGIKLSGDIVKAIASGAGAVMLGSLLAGTDEAPGEEIIFQGRKFKSYQGMGSLSAMKRGGKERYFQSEAKKFVPEGIEGRVPHKGKLEDVIFQLTGGLRAGMGYCGAKDIEVLQKDSKLVMITGSGLKESHPHDVIITQEAPNYSL